In one window of Arachis ipaensis cultivar K30076 chromosome B06, Araip1.1, whole genome shotgun sequence DNA:
- the LOC107647129 gene encoding uncharacterized protein LOC107647129, with amino-acid sequence MTYKERTHELLAKLGDVVTGSRGSNRDPQSVAIPGASSSVSVVASLSLLLFGDNHSFVKLAITITNIPRMILASKEGGEPDSVEDVLRDDDDVELAMIAEDSDDDIGMNVPVGQGGPSKEEVVLSVKTYSIYRGVEYISLESNHVKYHGKCKKFEKGCICLIRITLHQRKDICEVRRYNELHTYLAIKISSDYRKLDYHVIYAFIFLMLRDDDVMLIKFKVLQNATKPNFGFRLSYRKMRLAKQKAVVHIDGNLKESHNELPRWDISR; translated from the exons ATGACATACAAG GAGAGAACCCATGAACTGTTGGCCAAGCTTGGAGATGTGGTCACTGGTTCAAGAGGATCGAATCGGGATCCTCAATCTGTAGCAATTCCAGGAGCCTCTAGTTCTGTGTCTGTTGTTGCctctttatctttacttttatttgGTGATAATCATTCTTTTGTTAAGCTTGCGATTACGATTACAAATATTCCTAGGATGATACTGGCTTCAAAGGAGGGTGGAGAACCAGATTCTGTGGAAGATGTATTGCGAGATGACGATGATGTGGAGCTCGCCATGATTGCTGAAGATAGTGATGATGATATAGGGATGAATGTTCCGGTTGGTCAGGGTGGACCG AGCAAAGAAGAAGTTGTTTTAAGTGTCAAGACTTATAGCATCTATCGTGGGGTTGAGTATATATCGTTGGAGTCTAATCACGTCAAGTACCATGGAAAGtgtaagaaatttgaaaaaggttGCATATGCTTGATTCGGATCACTCTTCACCAGCGAAAGGATATTTGCGAGGTCAGAAGGTATAATGAACTTCATACATATCTGGCCATAAAGATTTCTAGTGACTACAGAAagcttgattatcatgtcatATATGCATTCATCTTTCTTATGCTCAGAGATGATGATGTGATGTTGATTAAATTTAAGGTACTACAGAATGCCACCAAGCCAAATTTTGGTTTTAGATTGAGTTATAGGAAGATGCGGTTGGCTAAGCAGAAGGCAGTTGTGCATATTGATGGGAATTTGAAAGAGTCACACAATGAGTTGCCAAGATGG gatatatcaagataa